The Methanolacinia petrolearia DSM 11571 genome has a segment encoding these proteins:
- the ndk gene encoding nucleoside-diphosphate kinase: MDRTFLMVKPDGVQRGLIGEIVARLENKGLKIVAAKFEKLPEERVMEHYAEHVEKPFFPGLKSYITSGPCFLMVWEGKNVVSITRQMIGATNPAEAVPGTIRGDYALEIGMNVIHGSDSTETAEREISIHFKPEEISGYERIDEKFLYE, translated from the coding sequence ATGGATCGCACCTTTCTTATGGTTAAACCCGACGGTGTCCAGAGAGGACTTATTGGTGAGATCGTCGCCCGCTTAGAGAATAAAGGTCTCAAGATTGTCGCGGCTAAGTTCGAAAAACTCCCTGAAGAACGTGTCATGGAGCACTACGCTGAACATGTCGAAAAACCGTTCTTCCCGGGACTCAAATCATACATAACAAGCGGACCGTGCTTCCTTATGGTATGGGAAGGAAAGAACGTAGTCTCGATAACAAGGCAGATGATCGGCGCGACAAATCCGGCCGAAGCCGTACCCGGTACAATCCGCGGCGACTACGCGCTTGAGATCGGAATGAACGTAATTCACGGCTCCGACTCCACCGAAACCGCAGAGAGAGAGATCTCGATTCACTTCAAACCCGAGGAGATCTCAGGATACGAGAGAATCGACGAGAAATTCCTCTACGAATAA
- a CDS encoding desulfoferrodoxin, whose product MTGMPVLYKCDKCGKVIMITSSGEGKLVCCDQDMRLLEAKTADFKNEKHVPIIEKSAGGIKVTVGSIIHPMTEEHHIEWIAVVDGDKFMAKCLKPGDEPVAEFPISNTNVKAFEYCNIHEFWSNGK is encoded by the coding sequence ATGACAGGAATGCCAGTACTATACAAATGCGACAAATGCGGGAAGGTAATTATGATTACAAGCTCTGGAGAGGGAAAGCTTGTATGCTGTGATCAGGATATGCGTCTTCTTGAGGCTAAAACCGCTGACTTCAAGAACGAAAAGCATGTTCCGATCATTGAAAAGTCCGCAGGCGGAATTAAGGTGACGGTCGGCTCGATTATCCACCCGATGACGGAAGAGCATCATATCGAATGGATCGCGGTGGTCGACGGGGATAAGTTTATGGCAAAGTGCCTGAAGCCCGGTGATGAACCTGTTGCAGAGTTCCCGATCTCAAATACCAATGTAAAGGCATTTGAGTACTGCAATATTCATGAGTTCTGGTCGAACGGCAAATAA
- a CDS encoding tubulin/FtsZ family protein produces the protein MRVFFIGFGQAGGKIVDMFIDQDKKAPVRSFRGIAVNTARTDLMGLKNIELRDRILIGQTVVKGHGVGTDNVTGAKITADEIDSIINTIDSRGTHDIDAFIVVAGLGGGTGSGGSPVLCRHLKRIYREPVYAVGILPAPEEGRLYSYNAARSLSTLVNEADNTFIFDNSAWKNEGESVKSAYERLNDEIVRRFGVLFRAGEVGRSGVGEMVVDSSEVINTLRGGGVSSVGYAISDKVTQSVKQKKGLLGGLSVKKKENTEEVLTGEDKSAKIIGLVRRAMLGRLTLPCDYTTAERALVLIAGPPGEMDRKGVEKSKSWVEENIAGVEVRGGDYPLESSKVAAVVVLATIGDAPRIRELLEIAKETKEDVIKSKERRVTMFDDGEGIDPLFE, from the coding sequence ATGAGAGTCTTTTTCATTGGATTTGGACAGGCCGGCGGCAAAATAGTGGATATGTTTATAGACCAAGATAAAAAAGCGCCGGTTCGTAGTTTCAGAGGTATTGCAGTTAATACTGCAAGAACCGATCTTATGGGTCTCAAAAATATTGAATTGAGAGATCGCATTCTAATCGGGCAAACAGTTGTAAAGGGTCACGGTGTCGGTACAGACAACGTTACGGGAGCAAAGATTACTGCCGATGAGATAGACAGTATAATCAATACAATCGATTCACGTGGAACCCACGATATCGATGCATTTATTGTCGTAGCAGGATTAGGAGGAGGTACCGGTTCAGGTGGCTCTCCTGTCCTGTGTCGTCATCTTAAGAGAATATACCGTGAGCCTGTCTACGCTGTCGGTATACTCCCTGCTCCTGAAGAGGGGCGTCTCTACTCTTATAACGCAGCAAGAAGTCTGTCAACACTTGTTAATGAAGCGGATAATACTTTTATATTCGACAATAGTGCCTGGAAGAATGAGGGTGAGAGTGTCAAATCCGCTTATGAACGCCTGAATGATGAAATCGTCAGACGTTTCGGGGTACTTTTCCGCGCAGGAGAGGTCGGCAGAAGCGGAGTGGGGGAGATGGTCGTCGACTCCAGTGAGGTTATTAACACCCTTCGTGGCGGTGGCGTTAGCAGTGTAGGGTATGCTATAAGCGACAAAGTCACGCAGAGTGTAAAGCAGAAAAAAGGCCTCCTTGGTGGATTATCTGTCAAAAAGAAGGAGAATACTGAGGAAGTTCTTACAGGAGAAGACAAGTCGGCAAAGATTATCGGGCTTGTCAGGAGAGCTATGCTCGGACGACTTACGCTTCCATGCGATTATACTACTGCCGAGAGGGCTCTCGTCCTTATTGCAGGTCCTCCGGGCGAGATGGACAGGAAAGGGGTTGAAAAATCCAAGTCCTGGGTCGAAGAGAATATTGCAGGAGTTGAGGTTCGTGGCGGAGATTATCCGCTTGAAAGTTCGAAGGTTGCGGCAGTGGTCGTGCTCGCAACAATCGGAGATGCACCGAGAATTCGTGAACTTCTTGAAATTGCAAAAGAAACCAAGGAAGATGTGATAAAGTCAAAAGAAAGACGTGTAACAATGTTTGATGACGGAGAAGGAATTGATCCGTTGTTCGAATAA
- a CDS encoding NAD(P)/FAD-dependent oxidoreductase, whose protein sequence is MKNINICIIGSGLAGLSAAYYLKYKYNIEIFEKRERTGGCLSSSKTKNGYVEDFYHHFFEGDSLLISLIEELSLKEEMEWLKGSTGYHVNGKNEPLTTIPEIIRYPYMTFYEKFRLGMLTLRAGEYDIEKLDEVTAKDFIEKECGKGVYNSFFEPLLRSKSGEYSDKVSAAWLISRIAIRSNRKSGGEKLGYLRNGFESLIESLEKEILDSGCTIHTNTPAEAITKSENGWFVNGKEFDLVINTINPKKFCQLGGPNIGEFIYQGAACMTLGLKRDVLNGLYWVNMKDKAPYGAVIGHTNFVPYERYDEHIVYLASYFSGKPPEGIQEQMLTDFKTRFSLKDDEILWNRIFIEEDAGPVYMTGYRSKIPGYCIDGIYYAGMFSEANYPERSMEGSIAAGKKVAGMISEAYSG, encoded by the coding sequence TTGAAAAATATAAATATCTGCATCATCGGTTCAGGTCTTGCGGGCCTTTCAGCGGCATATTACCTGAAATATAAATATAATATTGAAATATTTGAGAAAAGAGAAAGAACAGGCGGCTGTCTGTCATCCTCAAAAACAAAAAACGGGTACGTTGAGGATTTTTATCACCACTTTTTTGAGGGTGACAGTCTGCTTATTTCCCTGATAGAAGAACTCAGTCTCAAGGAAGAAATGGAATGGCTGAAGGGAAGCACAGGGTATCATGTAAACGGCAAAAACGAACCCCTTACCACAATTCCTGAGATTATTAGATATCCATATATGACATTTTATGAAAAATTCAGGCTTGGGATGCTTACACTCAGGGCAGGAGAATACGATATTGAAAAGCTCGACGAAGTAACCGCAAAAGACTTTATAGAGAAAGAATGCGGAAAAGGGGTCTATAATTCATTCTTTGAACCCCTGTTGAGGAGCAAATCGGGTGAATACAGCGACAAAGTTTCGGCCGCATGGCTGATCTCAAGGATCGCAATAAGATCCAACAGGAAAAGCGGAGGCGAAAAACTTGGATACCTCAGAAACGGATTTGAGTCCCTCATAGAATCTCTGGAAAAGGAGATCCTGGATTCCGGGTGTACTATTCATACAAATACTCCTGCAGAAGCAATAACAAAAAGCGAAAATGGATGGTTTGTGAACGGAAAAGAATTTGATCTTGTAATCAACACCATAAACCCAAAAAAATTCTGCCAGTTGGGTGGTCCAAATATTGGGGAATTCATCTACCAGGGAGCAGCCTGTATGACGCTGGGCCTGAAAAGAGATGTCCTTAATGGACTATACTGGGTCAACATGAAAGACAAAGCCCCTTACGGAGCGGTAATAGGCCATACGAACTTCGTCCCTTACGAAAGATACGATGAACATATAGTATATCTTGCCTCCTATTTCTCAGGCAAACCTCCGGAAGGAATTCAGGAACAGATGCTTACCGACTTTAAAACAAGATTTTCATTAAAAGACGATGAAATTCTCTGGAACAGGATATTCATAGAAGAGGACGCAGGACCGGTTTATATGACAGGATACAGGTCAAAGATCCCCGGGTATTGCATCGACGGGATCTATTACGCAGGCATGTTCTCGGAAGCCAACTATCCTGAAAGAAGTATGGAGGGATCCATCGCCGCAGGAAAAAAAGTTGCAGGTATGATCTCGGAGGCTTATTCCGGATGA
- the rpl7ae gene encoding 50S ribosomal protein L7Ae, translating to MSKVYVKFEVPDEIQNKALEVLEISRDTGKIKKGSNEVTKAVERGVAQLVLIGGDVEPEEIVMHIPALCDEKQCAYVIINQQNDVGAASGLDVGSAAAAIVKPGKAKELLDEVVGQISELRQ from the coding sequence ATGTCAAAAGTATACGTAAAATTTGAAGTTCCAGATGAGATCCAGAACAAAGCTCTCGAAGTTCTCGAGATTTCAAGGGACACCGGAAAGATCAAAAAAGGATCGAACGAAGTAACAAAAGCTGTTGAAAGAGGAGTCGCCCAGCTCGTCCTTATCGGCGGAGACGTCGAACCTGAGGAGATTGTAATGCACATCCCGGCACTCTGCGACGAGAAGCAGTGTGCATATGTTATTATCAACCAGCAGAACGATGTCGGAGCAGCAAGCGGTCTTGACGTAGGATCGGCAGCAGCCGCAATCGTCAAACCCGGAAAGGCAAAAGAACTCCTTGACGAAGTTGTCGGACAGATCTCCGAACTCAGGCAGTGA
- a CDS encoding DUF2298 domain-containing protein, translating into MIWVLILKFIQLSIFPAVKKGFGDYGYGVSYPVSLLFFGIISWYCGLTGIPIYFSLIPFIILALFYLKAGEYRPENFGEWKQWDLLFIILFIFMLEVRFLNPSISYAEKFMDHAFLASIINNPVIPPLDPWYSGGDLNMYYYMGHWMMGALGYIAGIKSTIVFNLVLPTVFANTGIALYASGKLLLKKYQWLPVVILFLVNPAFIWYALNLQGFSSVMWDSTRTIENAITEYPLFSMLWGDPHAHVISFFNQALLIFILVYAYVKWNETSETGRKKLILAGALSLGTMPLINTWDILLYAPLTLVFAGLTWIKSMKEDCASGAWRLFFIMPIYAVLFYLPYYFMLNSAGVEGLGFVHTPTEPLPFLLVYGIFLLVFYAECIKDLRKRPYLLLILVPFILTGYTGAGLVLLPAFCLLLRRTLLPEEILSAAGLLIIMLTEIIYLVDNMGDVYFRMNTVFKFSLVAWFLMGTGGAIFVGKWISGRAKEEKPTGQADPEKLRKRNIALLVALLIAFSIPVMLPDLNYGYGGKTLDGMAWLENSHPYDYDAISYIRENTEDLDSAVILEAEGGDYTYYSRVSSMTGIPAVIGQPFHEQMWRGYDSDVGYRMQDVRLIYEDPDDFDRLTKKYNITHIYVGDSENETYDVNLPVENLSIYYQNENVTIYSIP; encoded by the coding sequence ATAATCTGGGTTTTGATCCTGAAGTTCATCCAGTTATCCATCTTTCCTGCTGTAAAGAAGGGATTCGGGGATTACGGCTACGGTGTATCATATCCGGTATCACTGCTTTTCTTTGGAATAATCTCATGGTACTGCGGGCTTACAGGGATTCCTATTTATTTTTCACTCATTCCTTTCATCATACTGGCACTGTTCTATCTTAAAGCGGGGGAATACCGGCCTGAAAATTTCGGCGAGTGGAAGCAATGGGATCTTCTCTTTATAATTCTCTTCATATTCATGCTTGAGGTAAGATTCCTGAACCCGTCCATATCATATGCGGAGAAGTTCATGGACCATGCCTTCCTCGCTTCGATCATAAACAACCCGGTCATCCCACCACTTGATCCCTGGTATTCAGGAGGAGACCTGAACATGTATTATTACATGGGCCACTGGATGATGGGTGCGCTCGGGTACATAGCAGGAATAAAATCTACGATCGTCTTCAACCTGGTGCTTCCGACTGTATTTGCCAATACCGGAATTGCCCTTTACGCATCAGGCAAACTTTTACTAAAGAAATACCAGTGGCTCCCCGTTGTAATCCTCTTCCTCGTAAATCCTGCATTCATATGGTACGCATTAAACCTCCAGGGGTTCAGCTCCGTCATGTGGGACAGCACAAGGACGATTGAGAATGCAATAACGGAGTACCCCTTATTCTCAATGCTATGGGGAGATCCGCATGCGCATGTGATATCGTTTTTCAATCAGGCACTCCTGATTTTCATCCTTGTATATGCATACGTCAAATGGAACGAGACAAGCGAGACAGGCAGGAAGAAACTGATTCTTGCAGGAGCACTGAGTCTCGGAACGATGCCCCTGATAAATACATGGGATATCCTCCTCTATGCACCGCTGACACTCGTATTTGCAGGACTCACCTGGATTAAATCAATGAAGGAAGATTGCGCTTCAGGTGCATGGAGGCTTTTCTTCATTATGCCCATATATGCGGTTCTTTTCTACCTCCCATATTACTTCATGCTCAATTCAGCGGGAGTGGAAGGACTCGGGTTTGTTCATACTCCAACCGAACCGCTCCCGTTCCTTCTGGTATACGGCATATTTCTTCTTGTCTTTTATGCCGAATGCATCAAAGATCTCAGGAAGAGACCGTATCTCCTCCTGATACTGGTCCCGTTCATCCTGACCGGGTATACAGGTGCAGGGCTTGTTCTCCTCCCGGCATTCTGCCTGCTTCTTCGAAGGACACTGCTCCCGGAAGAGATCCTTTCAGCTGCCGGACTCCTGATAATAATGCTGACCGAGATCATCTATCTCGTCGACAATATGGGGGACGTCTACTTCCGGATGAATACCGTCTTCAAGTTCTCTCTTGTTGCATGGTTCCTGATGGGAACGGGGGGAGCAATATTTGTCGGGAAATGGATTTCAGGCAGGGCGAAAGAAGAAAAACCGACCGGGCAGGCAGATCCTGAAAAACTTAGAAAACGGAACATCGCGCTCCTTGTTGCGTTACTGATAGCTTTCTCAATTCCCGTCATGCTCCCGGACCTCAATTATGGCTACGGGGGAAAGACCCTCGACGGGATGGCATGGCTGGAAAACTCCCATCCGTATGATTACGATGCGATTTCATACATCAGGGAGAATACGGAGGATCTGGATTCGGCTGTAATACTTGAGGCTGAGGGAGGAGATTATACATACTATTCCAGGGTCTCGTCGATGACAGGAATACCTGCGGTTATCGGACAGCCCTTCCATGAACAGATGTGGAGGGGATACGACTCGGATGTAGGGTACAGGATGCAGGACGTCAGGCTGATATATGAAGATCCTGATGATTTTGACCGTTTAACTAAGAAATATAATATTACTCACATCTATGTCGGGGATTCCGAGAACGAGACATACGATGTGAACCTGCCGGTAGAAAATCTGAGCATTTATTATCAAAATGAAAATGTTACGATCTACAGCATTCCATAA
- a CDS encoding 50S ribosomal protein L24e has protein sequence MVDTYTCTFCGEKIEPGTGKMFVRKDGTVFYFCSSKCQSNYRLGRVPRRVEWTEAGRKALGKE, from the coding sequence ATGGTGGACACATATACCTGCACATTCTGCGGGGAGAAGATCGAGCCCGGAACAGGAAAGATGTTCGTCAGGAAGGACGGCACAGTCTTCTATTTCTGCAGTTCCAAGTGCCAGAGCAACTACCGCCTCGGCAGGGTTCCGCGCCGCGTAGAATGGACGGAAGCAGGACGCAAGGCTCTCGGGAAGGAGTGA
- a CDS encoding 30S ribosomal protein S28e yields the protein MADATPAEVIEVIGSTGMHGEAQQVKCRILDGSNKGRIITRNTVGPIREGDVLMLLETEREAKKLSRR from the coding sequence ATGGCAGATGCAACGCCTGCGGAAGTTATTGAGGTAATAGGATCAACGGGCATGCATGGGGAGGCCCAGCAGGTCAAGTGCCGAATCCTCGATGGCTCCAACAAGGGAAGGATAATTACAAGGAACACCGTAGGACCTATCCGCGAAGGTGACGTGCTCATGCTCCTGGAAACAGAGCGTGAGGCCAAGAAACTCTCGAGGCGCTGA
- a CDS encoding dolichyl-phosphate beta-glucosyltransferase — MSEIEVSAVLPVFNDRISLEKAIPESLSALEKITDSFELIVAEDGSTDGSREIVEEWEKKNPRVRLFHSDERLGRGRALNRAFEYSKGKILCYYDVDLATDMAYLPQLIDEIRKGAAVSTGSRLMPGSNIKRTTDREIASRGYNFLVRLFLGSRLHDHQCGFKGFNKEILMKILPDISSTHWFWDTEILVRAQKAGYQVAEFPVVWNTGSKTTVKFKDIFSMGTSILKLWWKINVKKA; from the coding sequence ATGAGTGAGATCGAAGTTTCAGCCGTATTACCTGTCTTCAACGACAGAATATCGCTTGAAAAAGCAATCCCTGAGTCTCTCAGCGCTCTGGAAAAAATAACAGATTCATTCGAACTGATCGTCGCAGAGGATGGGAGTACGGACGGCAGCAGGGAGATTGTCGAAGAGTGGGAGAAGAAAAATCCGCGTGTCCGGCTCTTTCACAGCGACGAGAGGCTTGGAAGGGGCAGGGCCCTGAACCGGGCTTTTGAATACTCAAAAGGAAAAATTCTCTGCTATTATGATGTAGATCTTGCCACGGATATGGCATATCTCCCACAGTTAATTGATGAGATAAGAAAAGGGGCGGCGGTCTCCACGGGATCAAGACTAATGCCAGGGAGCAATATAAAAAGGACCACAGACCGTGAGATTGCAAGCAGAGGATACAATTTTCTTGTAAGACTCTTTCTCGGGAGCAGACTGCACGATCACCAGTGCGGATTCAAGGGGTTCAACAAAGAGATATTGATGAAGATACTGCCCGACATCTCCTCCACCCACTGGTTCTGGGATACAGAAATTCTTGTCAGGGCACAAAAAGCAGGGTACCAGGTAGCCGAATTCCCGGTAGTCTGGAATACCGGCAGCAAGACGACAGTAAAGTTCAAGGACATCTTCTCTATGGGCACCAGTATTCTTAAGCTTTGGTGGAAAATCAATGTTAAAAAGGCTTAG
- a CDS encoding lysylphosphatidylglycerol synthase transmembrane domain-containing protein, with product MLKRLSAILIPSLIAVAIIGYMLYSVWDNLLTAIQNAIPSYLIAAIAICIGAWFIRGWRYKYILEKLEIQISLMLSTACIYVSQTANLIIPARLGDLVRLFILKHEVNASYSKGLSSLVIERFFDIATVAILGVVTIPFILNVPEWFSTVLMIVLLACGGFIVFLVICGKIESKNKYISMGLKLFDDVKKASLTITALLVLGVVSVVIWLTDSIICWIIALMFQQQIPILIVILAIVIGNLVKAVPITPGGMGTYEAAVAITLQLGGVEPVTAVLIAIIDHLVKNLVTLVGGVISLYMFGDWAVELMKKAFSRGLDKGEII from the coding sequence ATGTTAAAAAGGCTTAGTGCAATTCTGATTCCATCATTAATTGCAGTGGCGATTATCGGCTACATGCTGTACAGTGTATGGGATAATCTTCTGACCGCCATACAAAACGCGATTCCCTCATATCTGATTGCAGCAATAGCAATATGTATCGGTGCATGGTTCATCCGGGGATGGAGATACAAATACATTCTTGAAAAACTCGAGATCCAGATAAGCCTGATGCTCTCGACGGCCTGTATATACGTCTCCCAGACAGCCAACCTGATCATCCCTGCACGGCTTGGGGATCTCGTTCGCCTCTTTATCCTGAAGCATGAAGTGAACGCAAGTTATTCCAAAGGTCTTTCATCACTCGTTATCGAGAGATTCTTCGACATTGCCACGGTCGCTATTCTCGGCGTCGTTACAATACCCTTTATTCTGAATGTCCCCGAATGGTTCTCAACCGTCCTGATGATAGTCCTTCTTGCATGCGGGGGATTTATCGTATTCCTTGTCATCTGCGGGAAGATCGAATCGAAGAACAAATATATATCAATGGGCCTGAAACTTTTTGACGATGTCAAAAAGGCATCTCTAACAATTACCGCACTCCTGGTTTTAGGGGTAGTTTCAGTTGTTATCTGGCTAACGGACAGCATAATCTGCTGGATTATCGCACTTATGTTCCAGCAGCAGATACCGATTTTAATTGTAATTCTTGCAATAGTTATCGGAAACCTCGTCAAGGCCGTCCCAATCACCCCTGGGGGTATGGGAACATACGAGGCGGCAGTGGCAATTACGCTCCAGCTTGGCGGAGTGGAACCCGTAACTGCTGTTTTGATCGCAATCATCGATCATCTCGTGAAAAACCTCGTAACCCTCGTAGGCGGTGTCATTTCCCTTTATATGTTTGGGGACTGGGCAGTTGAACTGATGAAGAAGGCCTTTTCAAGAGGACTTGACAAGGGGGAGATCATCTGA
- a CDS encoding ABC transporter ATP-binding protein, which translates to MLSIDIKKELRDFTQEISLSVSEGETLVLIGENGAGKSTLLNMISGLLIPDSGTISLNQRVLFSADEGINIPADERNIGHLFQSYALFPHYSVYDNIAFGLRCRKTKKAEIEERVNVQIEAMHLSDLRDINVGSLSGGQRQRVALARALVLDPDLLLLDEPLAAVDVLMQTEMRRELRHRMKETNIPSIIVTHTFADALELSDRIAIIQEGRIVQEGSPEEIFNDPATDFVAKFTGMENLFRGKSMQRADGEAEIRVGSLVIHTVTPLEGDVYVAIRGEELIFSKEALDSTARNVFSGIVSEIKWNGVLSRISVNLGDIQLSGLITRQSLTRLKIERGDPIHVSFKASAVHIFPYTS; encoded by the coding sequence ATGCTTTCGATCGATATTAAAAAGGAACTTCGGGATTTTACCCAGGAAATCTCCCTCTCAGTATCAGAAGGTGAAACGCTTGTTCTGATAGGAGAGAACGGTGCGGGAAAATCTACTCTGCTGAATATGATCTCTGGACTGTTGATTCCAGACTCCGGAACTATTTCGTTAAACCAGAGGGTACTGTTCTCTGCAGATGAAGGAATAAATATTCCGGCCGATGAAAGAAATATCGGTCATCTGTTCCAGTCATATGCACTCTTTCCCCATTATTCGGTATATGACAACATAGCCTTCGGGCTGAGATGCCGGAAGACGAAGAAAGCGGAGATCGAGGAGCGGGTAAACGTCCAGATCGAAGCGATGCACCTTTCGGATCTCAGGGATATCAATGTAGGCAGTCTTTCGGGAGGTCAGAGACAGAGGGTCGCTCTTGCAAGAGCTCTTGTACTTGACCCGGATCTCCTTCTGCTTGACGAACCGCTTGCGGCAGTTGACGTCCTCATGCAGACTGAAATGCGGAGAGAACTCCGGCACAGGATGAAGGAAACAAACATTCCCTCGATAATCGTAACTCATACGTTTGCCGATGCACTTGAACTTAGCGACAGGATAGCAATTATACAGGAGGGAAGGATCGTCCAGGAAGGATCTCCCGAGGAAATATTCAACGATCCTGCTACAGATTTTGTCGCAAAATTCACCGGAATGGAGAACCTCTTCCGTGGAAAATCCATGCAGAGAGCCGACGGCGAGGCAGAGATACGCGTAGGTTCCCTTGTTATACATACGGTCACACCGCTGGAAGGCGACGTCTACGTTGCCATAAGAGGAGAAGAACTTATATTCTCCAAAGAGGCACTGGATTCAACAGCCAGAAATGTCTTTTCAGGAATCGTATCCGAAATTAAATGGAATGGTGTATTGTCACGAATTTCAGTGAATCTTGGAGACATTCAGCTATCAGGATTAATAACAAGGCAGAGTCTCACACGTCTGAAGATTGAGAGAGGGGATCCAATACATGTCTCGTTCAAGGCCTCTGCCGTACATATATTTCCTTATACCAGCTGA
- a CDS encoding TrkH family potassium uptake protein has product MNRLAQFSIIADDLGNVFRFISIGTCIPIIVALIYGEWNMIIPMAMVPLILFLLGTLMLQFPENKREAKLSQALFSVALIWMVCALVGAVPFTLGLGMPYLDAVFEAMSGWTDTGLTMIADVDAVPHTLLFWRSLMQWLGGLGIVAFTIVMLSRTGMNPSRFYRSEGRSEAFMPSIVEQGLNMWKIYLILTFVSVLLILISGVSIWDAVNIAMVAIATGGFSVHTAGIPYYNNPLLEMLIIPVMIAGALPFKIYYLSYYKRKLSFYHDEQPWILFFLVILGFIVITSDLILFNGLESIDAVRQGIFMAVAGVTSTGFQVSSPDTWAPVSVLFLVFLLFIGGSSGSTAGGIKLSRVALAYRGIVWWFKRIFVSGKAVVPFRYSGRIVPKAEAEAEVSRNMLIILLYFIVVFFSAIIIMHFESPMVDTSNVIFEIVSATCNNGISTGFVNSDLTPFSKVVFIFVMWIGRLEVLPVIVFFMGLIRGFEK; this is encoded by the coding sequence ATGAATCGCCTTGCGCAATTCTCCATAATTGCTGACGATCTCGGGAATGTTTTCCGGTTCATATCCATCGGAACATGTATCCCTATAATCGTTGCGCTGATTTACGGGGAATGGAATATGATTATTCCTATGGCAATGGTGCCGTTGATCCTTTTCCTGCTCGGCACTCTCATGCTTCAGTTCCCGGAAAACAAGCGTGAGGCGAAACTCAGCCAGGCACTGTTTTCTGTAGCTCTCATATGGATGGTCTGTGCTCTTGTGGGTGCGGTTCCTTTTACTCTGGGCCTTGGGATGCCGTATCTGGATGCAGTTTTTGAGGCGATGTCGGGCTGGACTGATACCGGCCTTACGATGATTGCAGACGTTGATGCAGTCCCGCATACTCTCCTCTTCTGGCGCTCCCTTATGCAGTGGCTTGGTGGTCTAGGTATTGTGGCGTTCACTATTGTAATGCTTTCAAGGACGGGGATGAATCCTTCGAGATTCTACCGTTCGGAGGGCCGTTCGGAGGCCTTCATGCCGAGCATAGTCGAGCAGGGTCTCAATATGTGGAAGATCTATCTTATCCTCACCTTTGTCTCTGTTCTTCTGATCCTGATCTCGGGGGTCTCCATATGGGATGCTGTGAATATTGCGATGGTAGCGATTGCGACTGGAGGATTTTCCGTTCACACTGCCGGGATTCCCTACTATAACAATCCGCTTCTGGAGATGCTGATTATCCCGGTTATGATAGCGGGTGCTCTTCCGTTCAAGATTTATTATCTCTCGTATTACAAGAGAAAGCTGAGCTTTTATCATGATGAACAGCCATGGATACTGTTCTTCCTGGTTATTTTGGGATTTATTGTGATAACATCGGATTTGATTCTCTTTAACGGCCTTGAGAGTATCGATGCTGTCCGGCAGGGTATATTCATGGCAGTCGCGGGAGTCACAAGTACAGGTTTTCAGGTATCTTCTCCTGATACCTGGGCGCCTGTTTCGGTTCTCTTCCTGGTTTTCCTGCTGTTTATCGGCGGTTCATCGGGAAGTACGGCTGGTGGTATAAAATTATCAAGGGTGGCTCTTGCATACAGGGGTATAGTCTGGTGGTTTAAGAGGATATTCGTAAGCGGCAAGGCTGTAGTGCCGTTCAGGTACAGCGGCAGGATCGTCCCGAAAGCCGAGGCTGAGGCTGAAGTCTCCCGCAATATGCTGATAATACTTCTCTATTTCATCGTGGTCTTCTTTTCGGCAATAATCATCATGCATTTTGAATCCCCGATGGTCGACACGAGCAATGTAATATTCGAGATCGTCTCTGCGACGTGCAACAACGGTATAAGCACCGGTTTTGTCAACAGTGATCTGACGCCTTTCAGCAAGGTTGTCTTTATCTTCGTGATGTGGATAGGCAGGCTTGAGGTTCTGCCGGTGATCGTATTCTTCATGGGCCTGATAAGGGGCTTTGAGAAGTAA